The window CCGAGCTCGCCAGTCTCCGCGAGATCTCCCGCGAGCACGGCGAACATGCCCAGAAGCTGCGCGAGGAGATCCGGCGAATGGGCGGCGAGGCCGACGATTCCTCCGGCGCGTGGGGCGCCTGGGCGAAGACGGTGCAGGGCGTCTCTTCCCTGTTCGGCGACGCGTCCGCGCTCAAGGCGTTGAAGGAAGGGGAGGAGCATGGGCTCAAGGACTACCAGGACGCGCTCGAGGACGTGGACGCATCGTGCCGGCAGCTGATCGCCGAGACGATGGTTCCGGCGCAGCAGCGGCACATCGACATCCTCGACGCGATGATCGACCGCGCGTGACCCCATGAAGACGAGAGAGCCGCGCGCCGCCATCTCCACCTCGGGAATCGACGACACCGTGCGCCAGCTGCGTTCCCTTCTCGCCGCCGAATCGGCCGCCGTGAACCTGTACCGGACGGCGAGTCGCGACGTCAACGACGCCGTCCTCGGGCGGCGCTTGACCGCGATCGCGGAACGGCACGCCACCCAGGCCGCCGAGCTCCGCCGCCAGATCGCTCGCCTCTGCGGCGACGCCGGAACCTCGGCGCCCCCCGCGGATTCGTGGTCGAAACTGTCGGACGTGACCGGCTCGATCGCGAACGGCCCTTCCGGGTGGATGAGCCTCCGCGAGCGGGAACGCATGGGCCTGAAGAGCTATCGCGAGGCGCTCGACCGCGTGGACCGATTCGCGCGGGAGGCGTTCTTCGGCTCTCTGATTCCGGCGCAGCTTCGGAACGTCTGTGCCTGGAACGAACGATCGCCCGAACCCTGACGAAGCGGGGCGAGCGCCCGTTCTCGCCGTCGGCCCTCGCAACGCGCGCCGCCCCCGAGCGCTGATGTATATTCCTCCGCCGTAAGGAGGGATCCATGAAGTTTCGCAACGGTGTTTCGCTCGCGATCGCGCTGCTCGTCGGCGCCGGGGTCGCGGCGGCCCAGGATCAGCGCAAACCCTTGAGCCCCCGAGGCCAGACGGCCACCCAGGTGGGCGGGAAATGGACGACCGACGCGCAGGGCGAGTCCCGCTATTCCGACGGCAAATGGATCGAGGTGGACTACGGCCGGCCGATCCTCCGCGGGCGTTCGGACGTCTTCGGCTCCGGGGCCGACTACGGCAAGAAGGTGAACGCCGGAGCGCCCGTCTGGCGGCTCGGCGCGAACCAGACGACGAAGCTCACGACCGAAGTGCCTCTGACGATCGGCGGCAAGACGCTCGCCCCCGGGACCTACGACCTCTTCGTCGAGCTGAAGGAAGGCGGATGGACGCTCATCGCCTCGACCCAGCCGACCCAGGCGAAGTACGACCCGAAGGACAAGACGGCGATCTGGGGCTCGTACGGCTACGATCCGAAATTCGACGTGGCGCGCGCGCCGATGACGGTCGCCAAGATCAAGCACTCCGTCGATCAGCTGACGATCGCGTTCGTCGACATGACCGACGCCGGCGGCAAGCTGGCGGTCGCGTGGGGCGATACGTCCGCGATGGCGGACTTCACGGTCGGCAAGTAGCCCGGTTCCCCGTCGAGACACGAATCCGGCGGAGCTTCGGCTCCGCC of the Thermoanaerobaculia bacterium genome contains:
- a CDS encoding DUF2383 domain-containing protein; translated protein: MADTMTGTAVEQMNSLLRGEISAAETYRIAIDKVEGDRATELASLREISREHGEHAQKLREEIRRMGGEADDSSGAWGAWAKTVQGVSSLFGDASALKALKEGEEHGLKDYQDALEDVDASCRQLIAETMVPAQQRHIDILDAMIDRA
- a CDS encoding DUF2383 domain-containing protein; this translates as MKTREPRAAISTSGIDDTVRQLRSLLAAESAAVNLYRTASRDVNDAVLGRRLTAIAERHATQAAELRRQIARLCGDAGTSAPPADSWSKLSDVTGSIANGPSGWMSLRERERMGLKSYREALDRVDRFAREAFFGSLIPAQLRNVCAWNERSPEP
- a CDS encoding DUF2911 domain-containing protein; protein product: MKFRNGVSLAIALLVGAGVAAAQDQRKPLSPRGQTATQVGGKWTTDAQGESRYSDGKWIEVDYGRPILRGRSDVFGSGADYGKKVNAGAPVWRLGANQTTKLTTEVPLTIGGKTLAPGTYDLFVELKEGGWTLIASTQPTQAKYDPKDKTAIWGSYGYDPKFDVARAPMTVAKIKHSVDQLTIAFVDMTDAGGKLAVAWGDTSAMADFTVGK